From Proteiniborus sp. MB09-C3, the proteins below share one genomic window:
- a CDS encoding ATP-binding protein, which translates to MVIILGISHKEKYKFVSIRWKLVSTYLLLVITSLLIINVFISRLILNIYIEQRKSNVLIRANIVSNDIKNFITLSSAKEAIVYVNPIAEKYSKEIRGRIIVVDKEGIVKGDSNKEYLGETFRHTEIRNALKGQTSTNIYNFKEYGHVLYAAVPAIVHNRIVGATLVSVSINDIYKDLSHINQNLFFISTTCIALIAIISFIFLDFSFKPLERFTKAINSMAKGDFKQKVHINTNDEFKNMADAFNAMIMKLDQVDKQRNEFVANVSHELRTPISSIKLLSESLLHQDEDNIYIYKEFMEDISAEADRLNNIINELLALVDLDKEKLHINYKITYMNFLLEKIVNRLKPLAERKNIKLTLESDEKIQIKVDPEKIQQAIINIIENAIKYTQEAGKVQVRLYSQGKWCIIEVKDNGIGIPESSLKQIFDRFYRVDKARSRKTGGTGLGLSISDQIVMLHQGIIEVESKIGEGSSFYIKIPNDIKL; encoded by the coding sequence TTGGTTATTATTTTAGGAATAAGTCATAAAGAAAAATATAAGTTTGTCAGTATAAGGTGGAAACTCGTTTCCACCTATTTGTTGTTAGTGATTACTTCACTCCTTATTATCAATGTCTTTATAAGCAGATTAATATTAAATATTTATATTGAGCAAAGAAAATCTAATGTACTCATTAGAGCTAATATAGTTTCAAATGATATTAAAAACTTCATAACATTAAGCTCTGCAAAGGAAGCAATAGTATACGTAAATCCAATAGCCGAAAAATATAGTAAAGAGATTAGAGGAAGAATAATTGTAGTAGACAAAGAAGGCATAGTAAAGGGAGATTCTAATAAAGAATATTTAGGCGAAACTTTTAGACACACTGAGATCCGAAATGCCCTAAAAGGGCAGACTTCCACCAATATTTATAATTTTAAAGAATATGGGCATGTTCTATATGCAGCTGTACCTGCAATTGTTCATAATAGAATAGTTGGGGCTACGCTTGTGTCAGTATCTATAAATGATATATATAAAGATTTAAGTCATATCAACCAAAACCTTTTCTTCATTTCGACAACATGTATAGCTTTAATAGCCATTATTAGTTTTATTTTCTTAGATTTTTCATTTAAACCTTTAGAGAGATTTACAAAGGCCATAAACAGCATGGCAAAAGGAGACTTTAAGCAGAAAGTTCATATTAATACCAACGATGAATTTAAGAATATGGCAGATGCCTTTAATGCTATGATAATGAAGCTAGACCAAGTGGATAAGCAAAGAAATGAATTTGTGGCCAATGTTTCTCATGAGCTGCGTACTCCAATAAGTTCTATAAAACTCTTATCAGAGTCACTTCTTCATCAGGATGAAGATAACATTTATATCTATAAGGAATTTATGGAGGATATTTCTGCAGAGGCAGATAGATTAAATAATATCATAAATGAGTTATTAGCTCTAGTTGATTTAGATAAGGAGAAACTTCATATAAACTATAAAATAACTTACATGAACTTTTTACTTGAAAAAATTGTTAATAGATTGAAGCCTTTAGCAGAAAGAAAGAATATTAAGTTGACCTTAGAGTCTGATGAGAAGATACAGATAAAAGTAGATCCTGAGAAAATACAGCAAGCCATAATCAATATTATTGAAAATGCTATTAAATATACTCAAGAAGCTGGAAAAGTACAAGTGAGGCTATATTCTCAAGGAAAATGGTGTATTATAGAGGTAAAGGACAATGGCATAGGAATTCCTGAAAGTAGTCTCAAACAAATATTTGATAGATTTTATAGAGTGGATAAAGCCAGATCAAGAAAAACAGGGGGAACAGGATTAGGCTTATCTATTTCAGATCAGATCGTTATGCTACATCAAGGGATTATTGAAGTTGAAAGTAAGATAGGAGAGGGGAGCAGCTTTTATATTAAAATACCTAATGATATAAAACTATAA
- a CDS encoding DsrE/DsrF/DrsH-like family protein, protein MSRRLNLLVFSGDYDKALAALVLANGARELDMEVTIFCAFWGLLMVRDEDKSVSGNKSFFEKVFSMFTPKGAEKLALSRMNMGGVGKGMLKKMMKDKEKPMLKDFLDGARKKGVKFYGCKLSQEIMGFKKEEFIPELEIIEVYEYLKDALESDIELFI, encoded by the coding sequence TTGTCTAGAAGACTAAATTTATTAGTTTTTAGTGGCGATTATGATAAGGCATTAGCTGCATTGGTTCTTGCCAATGGTGCAAGAGAATTAGATATGGAAGTTACTATATTTTGTGCCTTTTGGGGGTTATTAATGGTACGAGATGAGGATAAAAGTGTATCTGGAAACAAGTCTTTTTTTGAAAAAGTGTTTAGTATGTTTACTCCAAAGGGTGCTGAAAAGTTGGCTTTGTCAAGGATGAACATGGGTGGAGTAGGTAAAGGAATGTTAAAGAAAATGATGAAGGATAAAGAAAAACCTATGCTAAAGGATTTTCTTGATGGTGCTAGGAAAAAAGGTGTTAAGTTTTATGGTTGTAAACTATCACAGGAGATAATGGGATTTAAAAAAGAAGAATTTATTCCAGAATTAGAAATCATCGAAGTTTATGAATATCTTAAAGATGCTTTAGAGTCAGATATTGAGCTTTTTATATAA
- the rluF gene encoding 23S rRNA pseudouridine(2604) synthase RluF — protein MRINKYISETGICSRREADKIVEEERVTINGQIANLGSLVQDDDKVSIDGKQIGKKRKHVYIALNKPVGITCTTERHIKGNIIDFVNHPERIFHIGRLDKDSQGLILLTNDGDIVNKILRAENNHEKEYVVMVNKPITPYFVQGMSKGVKILGTVTKPCKVTVIDNKTFRIVLTQGLNRQIRRMCQAFGYQVVKLNRIRIMNIKLGNLKIGQWRNLTTEELRELRRNL, from the coding sequence ATGAGAATAAATAAATACATCAGTGAAACAGGCATTTGCTCTAGAAGAGAGGCAGATAAAATCGTTGAAGAAGAAAGAGTAACCATTAATGGGCAGATTGCCAATTTAGGTAGCTTAGTACAAGATGACGATAAAGTATCCATTGATGGAAAACAAATTGGTAAGAAAAGAAAACATGTATATATTGCTTTAAATAAACCAGTGGGGATTACATGCACTACAGAAAGACATATTAAAGGAAACATTATTGATTTTGTCAATCATCCTGAACGTATTTTTCATATTGGAAGGTTAGACAAGGACTCTCAAGGACTGATATTGCTAACAAATGATGGTGATATAGTTAATAAAATATTACGTGCTGAGAACAATCACGAAAAGGAGTATGTTGTAATGGTAAACAAGCCTATTACTCCGTATTTTGTACAGGGCATGTCTAAAGGAGTAAAAATCCTAGGCACAGTAACTAAGCCATGTAAAGTAACTGTTATTGATAACAAAACCTTTCGCATTGTCTTGACTCAAGGTCTTAATAGACAAATTAGACGTATGTGTCAGGCCTTTGGATATCAAGTTGTGAAACTAAATCGTATTAGAATAATGAATATTAAGCTTGGAAACCTGAAGATTGGGCAATGGCGCAATCTTACTACAGAGGAACTAAGAGAGCTTAGAAGAAACCTATGA
- the selB gene encoding selenocysteine-specific translation elongation factor, which produces MKNVIIGTAGHIDHGKTTLIKAITGRETDRLKEEKERGISIELGFTYFDLPSGRRAGIIDVPGHEKFIKNMLAGVMGIDVVVLVIAADEGIMPQTKEHLNILNLLGIKKGLVVLTKSDLVDEEWLALVEEDVKDGVKGTFLEGSPIIPVSSVTKSGISKVIEIIDHLTEEVKDRDINETARLPVDRVFSMAGFGTVVTGTLSAGKFKIGEEVQVFPGNKTGRIRTIQVHGMDSDTAYGGQRVAINIAGIKKSEIERGNVIAPVNSMEATMMVDVKLKLLEDSQRIIDNRTRLRLYTGSSEVLCRVVFLDREQLTPGESCYAQLRLEEEIVAKRRDRFIIRFYSPMMTIGGGEILEPNPPKRKRFDADVIKELEIKEKGDITDIIEEIIKDKSNMFPTVKDISVLTVMTVEKIEEIIDRLKKENKILSFSLLKDLHIIHVDYGKYLSDKISNELNNFHHNNPLKAGISKEEIRSKYLGSIKQKLGDSFINKLMDEGAIKLINQSLALVDFEVKFSPIQEEVKNEIEKKFLKNRFNPLKKEELYNELKYSRKDIDQVYEALLDMGILVRLKEENILHKEAYTEAVEIMKDYIKNNGSISAAQFRDLLNTNRKLAIALMEYLDDLKITKRLGDTRVLYQ; this is translated from the coding sequence ATGAAAAACGTCATAATAGGAACTGCTGGACATATAGATCATGGTAAGACTACTTTGATTAAAGCAATTACAGGAAGAGAGACTGATAGACTAAAAGAAGAAAAAGAAAGAGGCATATCCATAGAATTAGGATTTACATATTTTGATCTTCCTAGTGGTAGAAGGGCAGGAATAATTGATGTGCCTGGCCACGAAAAGTTCATAAAAAATATGTTGGCAGGAGTAATGGGAATTGATGTAGTGGTACTAGTTATAGCTGCTGATGAGGGAATTATGCCCCAGACTAAGGAACATCTAAATATTTTAAATTTATTAGGAATAAAGAAGGGACTTGTTGTACTGACAAAATCTGATTTAGTGGATGAAGAATGGTTAGCTTTAGTAGAAGAAGATGTAAAAGATGGTGTAAAAGGTACCTTTTTAGAAGGTAGTCCTATAATACCTGTTTCTTCAGTTACTAAGTCAGGAATAAGTAAAGTAATTGAGATAATAGACCATCTTACTGAGGAAGTAAAAGATAGAGATATAAATGAGACTGCTAGATTACCTGTAGATAGAGTATTTTCTATGGCAGGTTTTGGAACTGTAGTTACAGGAACTCTATCTGCTGGAAAATTTAAAATAGGAGAAGAAGTCCAGGTTTTCCCAGGAAATAAGACTGGAAGGATAAGAACAATTCAAGTTCATGGAATGGATAGTGATACTGCATATGGCGGGCAAAGGGTTGCCATTAATATAGCTGGAATTAAGAAAAGTGAAATTGAGAGAGGAAATGTAATTGCTCCTGTGAACTCAATGGAAGCTACAATGATGGTAGATGTAAAACTTAAGCTTCTGGAGGACTCTCAAAGGATTATTGATAATAGGACAAGGCTTAGACTTTATACAGGATCCAGCGAAGTTTTATGCAGAGTAGTTTTTCTAGACAGGGAACAACTGACCCCTGGTGAGAGTTGTTATGCTCAGCTTAGACTTGAGGAAGAAATAGTTGCAAAAAGAAGGGATAGATTTATTATTAGATTTTATTCACCGATGATGACTATAGGTGGCGGCGAAATTCTAGAGCCAAACCCTCCTAAAAGGAAAAGGTTTGATGCAGATGTAATAAAAGAATTAGAAATAAAAGAAAAAGGTGACATAACTGACATCATAGAAGAAATAATAAAGGATAAGAGCAATATGTTTCCCACTGTAAAAGATATATCTGTTTTGACAGTCATGACAGTGGAAAAGATAGAAGAAATAATTGACAGGCTAAAAAAGGAAAACAAGATTTTAAGCTTTAGTTTATTAAAAGACCTTCACATAATCCATGTAGATTATGGTAAATACTTATCTGATAAAATAAGTAATGAACTTAATAATTTCCATCATAACAATCCTTTAAAGGCAGGAATATCGAAAGAAGAGATTAGGAGTAAATATTTAGGCTCAATTAAACAAAAATTAGGAGATAGTTTCATAAATAAACTCATGGATGAGGGAGCTATAAAGCTGATAAATCAAAGCCTTGCTTTAGTAGATTTTGAAGTCAAGTTTAGTCCGATACAGGAAGAAGTTAAGAATGAAATAGAGAAAAAATTTCTGAAAAATAGATTTAATCCTTTAAAGAAGGAAGAACTTTATAATGAATTGAAATATAGCAGGAAGGATATAGACCAAGTTTATGAAGCATTATTAGATATGGGCATACTAGTAAGGCTAAAAGAAGAGAATATTCTTCATAAAGAGGCATATACAGAAGCAGTTGAAATAATGAAGGACTACATTAAAAATAATGGCTCTATTTCAGCAGCCCAGTTTAGGGATTTACTGAACACAAATAGAAAACTTGCAATAGCTCTTATGGAGTATCTAGATGATTTAAAAATTACAAAGCGTTTAGGTGACACAAGAGTATTGTATCAATAA
- the selD gene encoding selenide, water dikinase SelD — MTLKEKRLTEMTKSSGUAAKIGPDTLAQVLCQLPKAIDENLIVGIETSDDAAVYKINEDTALIQTIDFFTPVVDDPYTFGQIAATNSLSDVYAMGGEPKLAMNIICFPTCLSPNIMAEILKGGYDKVAEANAILIGGHTVEDDEPKYGLSVSGFIHPSEVLTNCNAKVGDILILTKPIGIGVINTAIKAQLTDDDTYNKAVKTMTTLNKFAKDAMLKIGANSCTDITGFGLLGHTLEMAEGSGVTIKIYSNKVPVLPQAIEYAKMGLVPSGAYSNMGFIGNKVTFSNDVAQEMKDILFDPQTSGGLLISVEAKKAKALLELLENSTTEYGIIGEVIEKQNEYIMVE, encoded by the coding sequence ATGACATTAAAAGAAAAAAGACTTACAGAAATGACAAAAAGTTCAGGCTGAGCAGCTAAAATAGGTCCTGATACCTTGGCACAGGTACTGTGTCAATTACCAAAAGCTATTGATGAAAATCTAATTGTAGGTATAGAAACCTCTGATGATGCAGCTGTTTATAAAATAAATGAAGATACTGCACTTATTCAGACAATAGATTTTTTTACACCAGTTGTAGATGATCCTTATACATTTGGCCAAATTGCAGCTACTAACTCATTAAGTGATGTATATGCAATGGGAGGAGAGCCAAAGCTAGCAATGAATATTATTTGCTTTCCAACATGTCTATCACCAAATATAATGGCTGAAATACTAAAAGGGGGCTATGATAAGGTTGCAGAAGCAAATGCGATACTTATAGGGGGACATACTGTAGAGGATGACGAACCTAAATATGGCCTTAGTGTAAGTGGATTTATACATCCAAGCGAAGTACTTACAAACTGCAATGCAAAAGTAGGAGATATATTGATATTGACCAAGCCAATAGGAATTGGAGTAATAAATACTGCTATAAAAGCACAACTGACAGATGATGACACATATAATAAAGCTGTTAAGACAATGACCACATTAAACAAATTTGCTAAGGATGCCATGTTAAAGATAGGTGCTAATAGCTGCACAGATATTACAGGCTTCGGTCTTTTAGGACATACTTTAGAAATGGCAGAGGGCAGTGGCGTTACAATAAAGATTTATTCTAATAAGGTTCCTGTTTTACCACAAGCTATAGAATATGCAAAAATGGGACTTGTACCTTCAGGTGCGTATTCGAATATGGGCTTTATAGGTAATAAGGTCACCTTTAGTAACGACGTAGCTCAGGAGATGAAGGATATTTTATTTGACCCTCAGACTTCAGGAGGACTATTGATTTCTGTGGAAGCTAAGAAAGCAAAAGCTTTATTAGAATTGCTAGAGAACAGTACTACAGAGTATGGAATTATTGGAGAAGTAATTGAAAAACAAAATGAATATATTATGGTGGAATAG
- a CDS encoding response regulator transcription factor, with amino-acid sequence MDTKVLIVDDEALLVKGLKYSLEQDGYEIDVAYDGLEAYEKFKKGNYDLIILDLMLPGIDGLEVCQKVREKSQVPIIMLTAKGEDISKILGLEYGADDYMTKPFNILELKARIKAILRRVNNRETRIGEQIIQLDNFTINTLGRKVTVRGQDINLTAKEFDLLLLLASNPGKVFTREELLEIIWGYEYFGDLRTVDVHIRRLREKIEKNSSQAEYILTKWGVGYYFRNKS; translated from the coding sequence TTGGACACCAAGGTTTTAATTGTCGATGATGAGGCTTTATTAGTAAAGGGACTTAAATATAGCTTGGAACAAGACGGATATGAAATTGATGTAGCCTATGATGGCTTAGAGGCTTATGAAAAGTTTAAGAAGGGAAATTATGATTTAATAATATTAGATCTTATGCTTCCAGGAATAGATGGCCTTGAGGTGTGTCAGAAGGTAAGAGAAAAGTCCCAAGTCCCTATCATTATGCTAACAGCTAAAGGCGAAGATATAAGCAAAATACTAGGACTAGAATACGGTGCAGATGATTATATGACTAAGCCATTTAATATTTTAGAACTGAAAGCAAGAATAAAGGCAATACTAAGAAGGGTAAATAACAGAGAAACTAGAATTGGAGAACAAATAATTCAACTGGACAACTTTACTATTAATACCCTAGGAAGGAAGGTTACCGTTAGAGGTCAAGATATTAATTTAACTGCTAAGGAATTTGATCTTTTACTTCTATTGGCTTCAAATCCAGGAAAAGTATTTACTAGAGAAGAACTTTTAGAGATTATATGGGGATATGAATACTTTGGAGATTTGAGAACAGTAGATGTTCACATTAGAAGATTGAGGGAAAAAATAGAGAAAAACTCTAGTCAAGCAGAATATATTTTGACAAAATGGGGAGTTGGTTATTATTTTAGGAATAAGTCATAA
- the selA gene encoding L-seryl-tRNA(Sec) selenium transferase, with product MNNITNLYSRLPKIDQILLSEKIEELFKISSREMVTEAAREVIAELRESISNKNLTLEDLDYRISRVTDDIEQKVKIAIKPRLRRVINGTGVVIHTNLGRSLINRETMEYITEIASNYNNLEFDLENGSRGSRYSHLEDTIRKITGAEAALVVNNNAAAVVLVLSSLAKGKEVIVSRGELVEIGGSFRIPEVMEQSGAALIDVGTTNKTHLVDYENSIGDNTAVLMKVHTSNYRILGFTESVSLEELVGLGQKCGIPVIEDLGSGVLLDLSKYGLQHEPTVQESIKAGVDIVTFSGDKLLGGPQAGIIIGKKKYIDLMKKHPLNRALRVDKFTITALESTLKMYLSEEIAVKKIPTLRMLTMTQEELTSKAEKLLLEIDQKNLDKLKIKITDDFSQVGGGSMPLEQIPTKCIMIHSDEISITSLEKNLRSYNTPIITRIFKDRLYIDLRTVDEYEFNEVAEGLKFALENILKE from the coding sequence ATGAATAATATTACAAACTTATACAGCAGACTGCCTAAAATAGATCAAATTTTATTAAGCGAAAAAATTGAGGAGCTTTTTAAAATATCTTCAAGAGAAATGGTTACTGAGGCGGCACGAGAAGTAATTGCTGAGCTTAGAGAATCCATATCAAACAAGAATTTAACATTAGAGGATTTGGATTATAGAATAAGTAGAGTCACTGATGATATTGAGCAAAAAGTAAAGATAGCAATAAAACCAAGACTAAGAAGAGTAATTAATGGAACAGGAGTTGTTATCCATACAAATCTAGGTAGATCCCTTATTAATAGAGAAACAATGGAGTATATCACCGAAATAGCTTCAAACTATAATAATTTAGAATTTGATCTTGAAAATGGATCGAGGGGTTCAAGATATAGTCATTTAGAGGATACTATTCGAAAGATTACTGGAGCCGAAGCTGCTTTAGTTGTAAATAATAATGCAGCAGCAGTTGTATTGGTATTAAGCAGCTTGGCTAAAGGCAAGGAAGTTATTGTTTCCAGGGGAGAACTAGTAGAGATAGGAGGCTCTTTTAGAATTCCAGAGGTTATGGAGCAAAGTGGTGCTGCACTAATAGATGTAGGTACTACAAATAAGACTCATTTAGTTGATTATGAAAATTCTATAGGAGATAATACTGCTGTTTTAATGAAGGTTCATACAAGCAACTATAGAATTCTGGGCTTTACTGAAAGTGTATCCTTAGAAGAGCTTGTTGGATTAGGACAAAAGTGTGGCATACCAGTAATAGAGGATTTAGGAAGTGGTGTGTTATTAGATTTAAGTAAGTATGGACTTCAGCACGAGCCAACTGTTCAAGAATCCATAAAAGCAGGAGTTGATATAGTTACCTTTAGTGGTGATAAGCTTCTTGGAGGACCTCAAGCTGGAATAATAATTGGTAAGAAGAAATATATTGATTTAATGAAAAAACATCCATTAAACAGGGCATTAAGAGTAGACAAATTTACCATTACTGCTTTAGAATCCACATTAAAAATGTATTTGAGCGAGGAAATTGCAGTGAAGAAAATTCCAACCCTAAGGATGCTTACAATGACTCAGGAGGAGCTTACTTCTAAAGCAGAAAAGCTATTGTTAGAGATAGATCAAAAAAACTTAGATAAATTGAAAATAAAAATCACTGATGATTTTTCACAAGTAGGAGGGGGTTCTATGCCTCTTGAACAGATACCTACTAAATGTATAATGATACATTCGGACGAAATAAGTATAACTTCTTTGGAGAAGAACCTAAGAAGCTATAATACACCTATTATTACTCGTATTTTCAAAGATAGACTATATATCGATTTAAGAACTGTAGATGAATATGAGTTTAATGAAGTAGCAGAGGGACTAAAATTCGCTCTTGAGAATATTTTAAAGGAGTGA
- a CDS encoding universal stress protein UspA, whose protein sequence is MKDRRNIMVCVTQQKTCERLIKGGHNEMGEGDSLFVIHVVSEKDNFLYNSNDGEALEYLFEVSKKVGADLTVIRSKDVIKAISDFALKNDITHIIMGSSPNGEEIENNSIGLVLKKMLPKARFIII, encoded by the coding sequence ATGAAAGATAGGAGAAATATTATGGTTTGTGTTACCCAGCAAAAAACTTGTGAAAGGCTTATAAAGGGTGGCCATAATGAGATGGGAGAAGGAGACAGTTTATTTGTTATACATGTTGTAAGCGAAAAAGATAATTTTCTATACAATTCAAATGACGGAGAGGCTTTAGAATACCTGTTTGAAGTATCTAAGAAGGTAGGAGCAGATTTAACGGTTATAAGGTCGAAGGATGTTATTAAGGCTATTTCTGATTTTGCATTAAAGAACGATATAACACATATAATAATGGGATCATCACCTAATGGTGAAGAAATTGAAAACAATAGTATTGGATTAGTACTTAAAAAAATGCTTCCAAAAGCTAGGTTTATTATAATCTAG
- a CDS encoding helix-hairpin-helix domain-containing protein, with amino-acid sequence MSNFTKREQIVILIFVIIVALGYKIYMKKDLELIKADTNLEDNEIISSKITNLDNENVKNEIEEGSPNKIIVHIDGEVINPGVIELNEGARIIDAVNIAGGLTQYADEKRINLAKKVQDEEKIYIPKVGEDVSDLETTFVNHDSPNQGKVNINTATKEELQSLSGIGPVLAERIIEYRQNHKFSNIDDIKKVAGIGDKKFESIKDFIVVK; translated from the coding sequence ATGAGTAACTTTACAAAAAGAGAACAAATAGTTATACTAATATTTGTTATTATAGTTGCATTAGGGTATAAAATATATATGAAAAAAGACCTAGAATTAATAAAGGCAGATACAAATCTTGAAGATAATGAGATAATTAGTTCAAAAATCACAAATTTGGATAATGAAAATGTAAAAAATGAGATTGAGGAAGGCTCACCTAATAAGATAATAGTACATATAGATGGAGAAGTAATAAATCCTGGTGTAATTGAATTAAATGAAGGCGCTAGGATAATAGATGCAGTTAATATTGCTGGAGGATTAACTCAATATGCAGATGAAAAGAGGATAAATCTAGCGAAAAAGGTTCAAGATGAAGAAAAAATCTACATTCCTAAGGTTGGTGAGGATGTTTCTGATTTAGAAACTACGTTCGTGAATCATGACAGTCCCAATCAAGGAAAAGTTAATATAAATACTGCAACAAAGGAAGAACTTCAAAGCCTTTCTGGAATAGGTCCAGTTTTAGCTGAAAGAATAATTGAATATAGGCAAAATCACAAGTTTTCAAATATAGATGATATAAAAAAAGTAGCAGGAATAGGAGATAAAAAGTTTGAATCAATAAAGGACTTTATAGTAGTTAAATAA
- a CDS encoding GerMN domain-containing protein encodes MGNKPKLFLILILVVFLAGCQSYTILNENDMDYPSINPMPDGDEAEIRLFYPHKEENVLLEEVRIVNLENKRLEDVVIDELLKGTRQAGLRKIVPNGVKLLSIYTQGSIVYVNFNKAFIKEKTEEVDEVLIIYSIVNSLTSIEDIDKVQILIEGEKRENFNKHKLNEPLGFSHVLLELPYNSPESIAKEYYDAFLTRDYRKMLAMESARDVNETGYNVYTSYYETKELGLVHYEINNVEIIKYDSEIIFLYELNLYYSDGRINKNNWIEMNLKYEDNKFFITKIKNYEENK; translated from the coding sequence ATGGGGAATAAACCTAAGCTTTTTTTAATTTTAATTCTGGTTGTTTTTCTGGCTGGCTGCCAAAGCTATACAATACTAAATGAGAATGACATGGATTATCCATCAATTAATCCAATGCCAGATGGAGATGAAGCTGAGATTCGTTTATTTTATCCACACAAGGAAGAAAATGTCTTATTAGAGGAAGTTAGAATAGTGAATCTTGAAAATAAAAGATTAGAAGATGTAGTTATTGATGAGCTTTTAAAAGGAACGCGTCAAGCTGGACTAAGAAAAATAGTTCCTAATGGAGTAAAATTGCTATCTATTTATACCCAAGGCTCAATTGTATATGTGAACTTCAATAAGGCATTTATAAAAGAAAAAACAGAAGAAGTAGATGAAGTTCTCATTATCTATTCCATAGTGAATAGTTTAACATCAATCGAAGATATTGATAAAGTGCAGATACTTATAGAGGGAGAAAAAAGAGAGAATTTTAACAAACATAAATTAAATGAACCTCTAGGATTTAGTCATGTATTATTAGAACTACCGTATAATAGTCCTGAATCTATAGCGAAGGAGTATTATGATGCATTTTTGACTAGGGACTACAGGAAGATGCTTGCAATGGAGTCAGCACGGGATGTTAACGAGACAGGATATAATGTATACACTTCATATTATGAAACAAAGGAGTTAGGGTTGGTACATTATGAAATCAATAATGTTGAGATAATTAAGTATGATAGTGAAATAATATTTCTATATGAGTTAAACCTATATTATTCTGATGGACGTATCAATAAAAATAATTGGATAGAAATGAATTTAAAATATGAAGATAATAAATTTTTTATTACTAAAATAAAGAACTATGAAGAGAATAAATAG